The following are from one region of the Nicotiana tabacum cultivar K326 chromosome 3, ASM71507v2, whole genome shotgun sequence genome:
- the LOC107814329 gene encoding DNA mismatch repair protein MLH3 isoform X1 → MGSIKRLPEGIRSSIRSGFILYDFTRVVEELVFNSLDAGATKVYVALSVGTCYIKVNDNGSGVSRDGLVLIGERYVTSKYRHLDDVHAFPASFGFKGEALSSISDVSLLEIVTKTHGKPNGYHKVLKDGKCLYLGIDDDRQDVGTTVIVRDLFYNQPVRRKQMLSNPKRILHSVKECLLRIALVHPSVSFRIVDIESEDDLLCTRASPSPLPLLSSGFGIQDLSSLNKLNASDGSLNLSGYISGPDVYTMKVLQYFYINLRFVSKGPIHKLLNNLAMSFDNASDVERRSSSQMYPLFLLNLNCPRSFYDLTLEPSKASVEFKDWSPVLPFIKDTVTNLWAESNSDMSVNHEIRKKRCRARSCNPTLELPSPQPKKLTEEYSVRREIQSSQNILWGSASEKHDPESRFLCQTESSNRSVDGSTGHCTMGVNWKSRSSPQPFSSNVFSIGDDFPENKFNSPASSSHKSDCQLGSGWKDECLTIVAGSSEEASFMESLELDDSSNVMHDRRKPFMQSCSLRRSLIHDGASFDSDEDIKLKRSDYRIKRDLLEGDYSVEFEVVDDINQVLDQRFPRGKELFFENFSGCRTQSKDILDEDNHLLDFVKQTENCDSSQLPFSSDPCPLLPVPLLGTRFQDVDPYIAENGIETSVKDEIGVTYNFGKHNLLGPALHNLGKEDCLFRSSAKFDLNFNACSVEDMGRIGVHDPQDIYSSGPSEFYYDGGDLSRVHSHGEENLNNYLIPRAMLSSRVDGDSHKWIDTGNQGITDKLRRHSGRSHSAPPFYQGKKKFFSMSESLRKAAGNNNLKTVHDVPLMPETSAARRLQHSAEAVNLELPQQSSRQCDQSSIPSCGDGIFSNVRPNVKTKLVNIWNSELQTQGEWTSTHNLESKEEFASTKTQNFLDSGAKWRNYCPETASGSGAEDLKNQDTILNVTSGILHFVGDSLVPDTIDKNCLEGAKVLQQVDKKYIPIVAGKTLAIIDQHAADERIRLEELREKVLSGQMRTTTYLDSEQELVMPEIGYQLLHNYAEQIQNWGWICNIHSQASRSFTRNLNLIHKKPKAVTLLAVPCILGVNLTDVDLLEFLQQLADTDGSSIIPPSVNRVLNSKACRSAIMFGDALLPSECSLIVEELKQTSLCFQCAHGRPTTVPLVNLDALHEQIAKLGSCGRGSSEAWHELHRHEISLEHAAKRLRSAVS, encoded by the exons ATGGGAAGCATTAAGCGATTGCCTGAGGGTATTCGGAGCTCAATTAGATCAGGGTTTATATTGTATGATTTCACAAGGGTTGTTGAGGAGTTGGTTTTCAACAGCCTTGATGCTGGTGCTACCAAG GTATATGTTGCTCTTAGTGTTGGGACCTGCTATATTAAGGTGAATGACAACG GATCTGGTGTTTCACGAGACGGACTGGTGCTGATAGGAGAAAGATATG TGACATCAAAATACAGACACTTGGATGATGTGCATGCTTTCCCAGCAAGCTTTGGCTTTAAAGGAGAGGCTCTGAGCTCTATTTCTGACGTTTCTTTGTTGGAAATTGTTACGAAAACTCACGGAAAGCCAAATGGATATCATAAGGTTTTGAAG GACGGCAAGTGTTTGTACCTTGGAATTGATGATGATAGACAAGATGTTGGTACAACAG tCATTGTTCGTGATTTATTTTACAACCAACCAGTTCGAAGGAAGCAAATGCTCTCCAA CCCAAAGAGGATCTTGCATTCCGTGAAAGAGTGTCTGCTAAGAATCGCCCTTGTGCATCCCAGTGTCTCCTTCAGAATTGTTGATATTGAAAG TGAGGATGACCTGCTTTGCACgcgtgcttctccttctccgttGCCCCTGTTGTCCAGTGGGTTTGGTATTCAGGATTTGAGCTCCCTAAACAAATTGAATGCAAGTGATGGTTCACTCAACCTCTCTGGATACATCTCAGGTCCTGATGTTTACACGATGAAG GTCCTTCAATATTTCT ACATCAATTTAAGATTTGTTTCCAAGGGACCAATACATAAACTACTCAATAACTTAGCAATGAGCTTTGACAACGCTTCTGATGTTGAGCGGCGAAGTAGCTCCCAGATGTATCCACTGTTTTTGTTGAACCTAAACTGCCCAAGATCTTTTTATGATTTAACTTTGGAGCCATCAAAGGCCTCTGTGGAATTTAAG GATTGGAGCCCTGTCCTTCCCTTTATTAAGGATACTGTCACAAATCTCTGGGCAGAAAGTAACTCTG ATATGTCTGTGAATCATGAGATCAGGAAAAAGAGGTGCAGGGCCCGGAGTTGCAATCCTACGCTTGAGCTTCCTTCCCCGCAGCCAAAGAAACTAACTGAAGAGTACTCTGTCAGGAGAGAGATTCAATCTTCGCAGAATATTCTGTGGGGAAGTGCTTCTGAAAAGCATGATCCTGAGTCCAGATTTCTCTGTCAGACTGAAAGTTCAAATCGGTCAGTTGATGGATCTACTGGTCATTGCACAATGGGTGTGAACTGGAAATCCAGAAGCTCTCCGCAGCCTTTTTCATCTAATGTTTTCTCTATAGGAGATGATTTCCCGGAGAACAAATTCAATTCTCCAGCTAGCTCCAGTCATAAATCAGACTGCCAGTTAGGTTCAGGATGGAAGGATGAGTGCCTAACAATTGTAGCTGGCTCATCAGAGGAAGCCTCGTTTATGGAGTCTCTTGAGCTTGATGATAGTTCAAATGTGATGCATGACAGAAGGAAACCATTTATGCAGAGTTGTTCTTTGCGTAGAAGCCTGATACATGATGGAGCATCTTTTGATAGTGATGAAGATATTAAACTTAAAAGAAGTGATTACAGAATTAAACGAGATCTCCTTGAAGGTGATTACAGTGTTGAATTTGAAGTAGTTGATGATATTAACCAGGTCCTAGATCAAAGGTTTCCTAGGGGCAAGGagctattttttgaaaatttctccGGGTGCAGAACTCAAAGCAAGGACATCCTAGATGAAGACAATCATCTTCTTGACTTTGTTAAACAGACTGAAAATTGTGATTCTAGTCAGCTGCCTTTTAGTTCAGATCCATGTCCGCTGCTACCAGTTCCTTTGCTCGGTACCCGTTTTCAAGATGTTGATCCTTATATTGCTGAAAATGGGATTGAAACCTCCGTTAAAGATGAAATTGGTGTCACGTATAATTTTGGAAAACATAATCTCCTGGGTCCTGCCCTACACAATTTGGGAAAAGAGGATTGCTTGTTCCGAAGTTCTGCAAAGTTCGATCTCAATTTTAATGCTTGTTCTGTGGAGGATATGGGCAGAATAGGGGTTCATGATCCGCAGGACATTTACAGTTCAGGTCCTTCTGAATTCTATTATGATGGAGGTGATTTGTCACGTGTACATTCTCATGGTGAAGAAAATCTTAATAATTATTTGATACCACGAGCTATGCTCTCCTCTAGGGTGGATGGAGACTCGCATAAATGGATTGATACAGGAAATCAAGGTATAACAGATAAGCTAAGAAGGCACAGTGGAAGAAGTCATTCAGCTCCTCCATTTTACCAAGGCAAGAAGAAGTTCTTTTCCATGAGTGAGTCTTTAAGAAAAGCAGCAGGAAATAACAACCTTAAAACTGTTCATGATGTACCACTCATGCCAG AAACTAGTGCTGCAAGGAGACTGCAACATTCTGCAGAAGCTGTTAACTTGGAGCTTCCACAGCAGTCATCCCGTCAATGTGATCAATCTTCCATCCCAAGTTGTGGTGATGGTATATTCTCTAATGTCAG GCCAAATGTGAAAACGAAACTTGTTAACATCTGGAATAGCGAACTACAAACTCAAGGGGAGTGGACAAGTACACACAATCTGGAGTCAAAAGAAG AATTTGCATCaacaaaaactcaaaatttcTTAGATTCTGGGGCAAAATGGAGGAACTACTGTCCAGAGACTGCA AGCGGGAGTGGAGCAGAGGATCTTAAGAATCAGGATACCATACTCAATGTCACTTCTGGCATCTTGCATTTTGTTGGTGATTCATTGGTTCCTGATACCATTGATAAAAACTGCCTGGAGGGTGCCAAAGTTCTCCAACAGGTTGATAAGAAGTATATTCCGATTGTGGCGGGCAAAACTCTTGCTATAATTGATCAG CATGCTGCAGATGAGCGAATTCGTTTGGAAGAACTGCGTGAGAAG GTTCTATCTGGACAAATGAGGACAACTACATATCTTGATTCTGAACAAGAATTG GTTATGCCTGAAATTGGTTACCAGTTACTACACAACTATGCTGAACAAATTCAAAACTGGGGTTGGATCTGCAACATTCATTCTCAAGCTTCAAGATCATTTACCAG GAACTTAAATCTGATCCACAAGAAGCCAAAAGCAGTCACACTTCTTGCG GTTCCGTGTATTTTGGGCGTTAATCTAACTGACGTGGATCTCTTAGAATTTCTTCAACAG CTTGCTGATACAGATGGATCATCTATAATACCCCCATCAGTGAACCGGGTCCTGAATAGCAAGGCTTGCAGGA gTGCAATTATGTTTGGAGATGCACTGTTACCTTCAGAATGTTCTCTCATTGTTGAGGAGTTGAAGCAGACTTCGTTGTGTTTTCAA TGTGCTCATGGGCGACCAACAACTGTCCCTCTTGTCAACTTGGATGCTCTGCATGAGCAGATTGCCAAGTTAGGTTCGTGTGGTAGGGGTTCATCTGAGGCATGGCATGAATTACATCGGCATGAAATCAGCTTAGAGCATGCAGCAAAGCGACTAAGATCAGCTGTATCCTAG
- the LOC107814329 gene encoding DNA mismatch repair protein MLH3 isoform X2 — MGSIKRLPEGIRSSIRSGFILYDFTRVVEELVFNSLDAGATKVYVALSVGTCYIKVNDNGSGVSRDGLVLIGERYVTSKYRHLDDVHAFPASFGFKGEALSSISDVSLLEIVTKTHGKPNGYHKVLKDGKCLYLGIDDDRQDVGTTVIVRDLFYNQPVRRKQMLSNPKRILHSVKECLLRIALVHPSVSFRIVDIESEDDLLCTRASPSPLPLLSSGFGIQDLSSLNKLNASDGSLNLSGYISGPDVYTMKVLQYFYINLRFVSKGPIHKLLNNLAMSFDNASDVERRSSSQMYPLFLLNLNCPRSFYDLTLEPSKASVEFKDWSPVLPFIKDTVTNLWAESNSDMSVNHEIRKKRCRARSCNPTLELPSPQPKKLTEEYSVRREIQSSQNILWGSASEKHDPESRFLCQTESSNRSVDGSTGHCTMGVNWKSRSSPQPFSSNVFSIGDDFPENKFNSPASSSHKSDCQLGSGWKDECLTIVAGSSEEASFMESLELDDSSNVMHDRRKPFMQSCSLRRSLIHDGASFDSDEDIKLKRSDYRIKRDLLEGDYSVEFEVVDDINQVLDQRFPRGKELFFENFSGCRTQSKDILDEDNHLLDFVKQTENCDSSQLPFSSDPCPLLPVPLLGTRFQDVDPYIAENGIETSVKDEIGVTYNFGKHNLLGPALHNLGKEDCLFRSSAKFDLNFNACSVEDMGRIGVHDPQDIYSSGPSEFYYDGGDLSRVHSHGEENLNNYLIPRAMLSSRVDGDSHKWIDTGNQGITDKLRRHSGRSHSAPPFYQGKKKFFSMSESLRKAAGNNNLKTVHDVPLMPETSAARRLQHSAEAVNLELPQQSSRQCDQSSIPSCGDGIFSNVRPNVKTKLVNIWNSELQTQGEWTSTHNLESKEEFASTKTQNFLDSGAKWRNYCPETASGSGAEDLKNQDTILNVTSGILHFVGDSLVPDTIDKNCLEGAKVLQQVDKKYIPIVAGKTLAIIDQSDKIL; from the exons ATGGGAAGCATTAAGCGATTGCCTGAGGGTATTCGGAGCTCAATTAGATCAGGGTTTATATTGTATGATTTCACAAGGGTTGTTGAGGAGTTGGTTTTCAACAGCCTTGATGCTGGTGCTACCAAG GTATATGTTGCTCTTAGTGTTGGGACCTGCTATATTAAGGTGAATGACAACG GATCTGGTGTTTCACGAGACGGACTGGTGCTGATAGGAGAAAGATATG TGACATCAAAATACAGACACTTGGATGATGTGCATGCTTTCCCAGCAAGCTTTGGCTTTAAAGGAGAGGCTCTGAGCTCTATTTCTGACGTTTCTTTGTTGGAAATTGTTACGAAAACTCACGGAAAGCCAAATGGATATCATAAGGTTTTGAAG GACGGCAAGTGTTTGTACCTTGGAATTGATGATGATAGACAAGATGTTGGTACAACAG tCATTGTTCGTGATTTATTTTACAACCAACCAGTTCGAAGGAAGCAAATGCTCTCCAA CCCAAAGAGGATCTTGCATTCCGTGAAAGAGTGTCTGCTAAGAATCGCCCTTGTGCATCCCAGTGTCTCCTTCAGAATTGTTGATATTGAAAG TGAGGATGACCTGCTTTGCACgcgtgcttctccttctccgttGCCCCTGTTGTCCAGTGGGTTTGGTATTCAGGATTTGAGCTCCCTAAACAAATTGAATGCAAGTGATGGTTCACTCAACCTCTCTGGATACATCTCAGGTCCTGATGTTTACACGATGAAG GTCCTTCAATATTTCT ACATCAATTTAAGATTTGTTTCCAAGGGACCAATACATAAACTACTCAATAACTTAGCAATGAGCTTTGACAACGCTTCTGATGTTGAGCGGCGAAGTAGCTCCCAGATGTATCCACTGTTTTTGTTGAACCTAAACTGCCCAAGATCTTTTTATGATTTAACTTTGGAGCCATCAAAGGCCTCTGTGGAATTTAAG GATTGGAGCCCTGTCCTTCCCTTTATTAAGGATACTGTCACAAATCTCTGGGCAGAAAGTAACTCTG ATATGTCTGTGAATCATGAGATCAGGAAAAAGAGGTGCAGGGCCCGGAGTTGCAATCCTACGCTTGAGCTTCCTTCCCCGCAGCCAAAGAAACTAACTGAAGAGTACTCTGTCAGGAGAGAGATTCAATCTTCGCAGAATATTCTGTGGGGAAGTGCTTCTGAAAAGCATGATCCTGAGTCCAGATTTCTCTGTCAGACTGAAAGTTCAAATCGGTCAGTTGATGGATCTACTGGTCATTGCACAATGGGTGTGAACTGGAAATCCAGAAGCTCTCCGCAGCCTTTTTCATCTAATGTTTTCTCTATAGGAGATGATTTCCCGGAGAACAAATTCAATTCTCCAGCTAGCTCCAGTCATAAATCAGACTGCCAGTTAGGTTCAGGATGGAAGGATGAGTGCCTAACAATTGTAGCTGGCTCATCAGAGGAAGCCTCGTTTATGGAGTCTCTTGAGCTTGATGATAGTTCAAATGTGATGCATGACAGAAGGAAACCATTTATGCAGAGTTGTTCTTTGCGTAGAAGCCTGATACATGATGGAGCATCTTTTGATAGTGATGAAGATATTAAACTTAAAAGAAGTGATTACAGAATTAAACGAGATCTCCTTGAAGGTGATTACAGTGTTGAATTTGAAGTAGTTGATGATATTAACCAGGTCCTAGATCAAAGGTTTCCTAGGGGCAAGGagctattttttgaaaatttctccGGGTGCAGAACTCAAAGCAAGGACATCCTAGATGAAGACAATCATCTTCTTGACTTTGTTAAACAGACTGAAAATTGTGATTCTAGTCAGCTGCCTTTTAGTTCAGATCCATGTCCGCTGCTACCAGTTCCTTTGCTCGGTACCCGTTTTCAAGATGTTGATCCTTATATTGCTGAAAATGGGATTGAAACCTCCGTTAAAGATGAAATTGGTGTCACGTATAATTTTGGAAAACATAATCTCCTGGGTCCTGCCCTACACAATTTGGGAAAAGAGGATTGCTTGTTCCGAAGTTCTGCAAAGTTCGATCTCAATTTTAATGCTTGTTCTGTGGAGGATATGGGCAGAATAGGGGTTCATGATCCGCAGGACATTTACAGTTCAGGTCCTTCTGAATTCTATTATGATGGAGGTGATTTGTCACGTGTACATTCTCATGGTGAAGAAAATCTTAATAATTATTTGATACCACGAGCTATGCTCTCCTCTAGGGTGGATGGAGACTCGCATAAATGGATTGATACAGGAAATCAAGGTATAACAGATAAGCTAAGAAGGCACAGTGGAAGAAGTCATTCAGCTCCTCCATTTTACCAAGGCAAGAAGAAGTTCTTTTCCATGAGTGAGTCTTTAAGAAAAGCAGCAGGAAATAACAACCTTAAAACTGTTCATGATGTACCACTCATGCCAG AAACTAGTGCTGCAAGGAGACTGCAACATTCTGCAGAAGCTGTTAACTTGGAGCTTCCACAGCAGTCATCCCGTCAATGTGATCAATCTTCCATCCCAAGTTGTGGTGATGGTATATTCTCTAATGTCAG GCCAAATGTGAAAACGAAACTTGTTAACATCTGGAATAGCGAACTACAAACTCAAGGGGAGTGGACAAGTACACACAATCTGGAGTCAAAAGAAG AATTTGCATCaacaaaaactcaaaatttcTTAGATTCTGGGGCAAAATGGAGGAACTACTGTCCAGAGACTGCA AGCGGGAGTGGAGCAGAGGATCTTAAGAATCAGGATACCATACTCAATGTCACTTCTGGCATCTTGCATTTTGTTGGTGATTCATTGGTTCCTGATACCATTGATAAAAACTGCCTGGAGGGTGCCAAAGTTCTCCAACAGGTTGATAAGAAGTATATTCCGATTGTGGCGGGCAAAACTCTTGCTATAATTGATCAG agcgacaagattctttaa